Proteins co-encoded in one Conger conger chromosome 4, fConCon1.1, whole genome shotgun sequence genomic window:
- the lypla1 gene encoding acyl-protein thioesterase 1 gives MCGNNMSAPLPAIVPAARKATAAVIFLHGLGDTGHSWAEALAGIKTPHVKYICPHAPIMPVTLNMNMAMPSWFDIIGLSPDAEEDESGIKRAAENIQSLIDQEVKNGIPSHRIILGGFSQGGALSLYTALTTHQKLAGVVALSCWLPLRSSFPQAAANSSNKDIAIQQCHGEADPLVPLVFGRLTEEKLKSIVNPANVNFKRYPRMPHSSCPQEMMDIKQFIEKQLPPIN, from the exons ATGTGCGGTAATAATATGTCAGCGCCGCTTCCTGCCATTGTACCAGCCGCACGGAAAGCAACTGCAGCG GTAATATTTCTTCATGGACTGGGGGACACTGG ACACAGCTGGGCAGAGGCCCTGGCTGGGATCAAAACTCCTCATGTCAAGTACATCTGTCCTCACGC gCCAATTATGCCGGTTACCCTCAACATGAACATGGCAATGCCATCTTG GTTTGATATAATTGGCCTAAGTCCAGATGCAGAAGAAGATGAATCTGGTATAAAACGGGCTGCTGAAAATA TACAATCACTGATAGACCAAGAAGTAAAGAATGGAATACCTTCTCACAGAATTATTCTGGGTGGATTTTCACAG GGAGGGGCATTGTCTCTGTACACTGCCCTAACGACTCACCAGAAGCTGGCTGGTGTGGTGGCCCTCAGCTGCTGGCTTCCCCTCCGGAGTTCATTCCCCCAG GCAGCAGCCAACAGCTCCAATAAAGACATAGCAATCCAGCAATGCCACGGAGAAGCTGACCCCCTCGTACCCTTGGTGTTTGGCCGCCTGACTGAGGAGAAATTGAAAAGTATTGTCAATCCAGCCAATGTTAACTTCAAGCgctatcccagaatgccacaCAGTTCCTGCCCTCAG GAAATGATGGATATCAAACAGTTTATTGAAAAGCAGCTACCTCCAATCAATTAA
- the mrpl15 gene encoding large ribosomal subunit protein uL15m, whose amino-acid sequence MSTSKTTGRKALDILKTLPRVSLENLRPNPGARKTERQRGRGLHGGCKSGRGHKGERQRGNRPRLGFEGGQTPFYLVIPKYGYNKGHSRQPQYQPLSLKRLQYLIDLGRVDPTYPIDLTQLINGRGVTVQPLKRDYGVQLVEEGADIFSAKVNIEVQIASEGVIAAIERNGGVITTSFYDPITLGILCKPVPFFQRGQPIPKRIFPGEDSILYYTDAKNRGYLADPEQLSQARQELAQKYGYVLPDISKDEAYRMLAMRKDPRQIFFGLSPGWVVNMAEKKILKPTDEKLLRYYNS is encoded by the exons ATGTCTACTTCAAAGACCACAGGGCGGAAAGCATTggacattttaaaaaccttGCCAAGGGTATCATTAGAAAACCTCAGACCAAACCCAGGAGCAAGGAAAACT GAGAGGCAGCGAGGCAGAGGTCTCCATGGAGGATGTAAAAGTGGTCGAGGTCACAAAGGAGAGAGGCAACGAGGTAACCGTCCTCGTTTGGGGTTTGAGGGAGGACAGACCCCTTTTTACCTGGTGATTCCAAAATATGGATACAATAAAGGACATAG TCGGCAGCCACAGTATCAGCCTTTAAGTCTGAAAAGACTTCAGTATTTAATAGACCTTGGCAGAGTGGACCCGACTTACCCAATTGATCTTACCCAGTTGATAAATGGCAGGGGGGTGACAGTGCAACCCCTGAAGAGAGACTATGGAGTACAACTAGTGGAAGAG GGTGCTGATATCTTTTCTGCAAAGGTCAATATTGAGGTTCAGATCGCCTCTGAGGGTGTAATTGCTGCCATAGAGAGAAATGGTGGTGTCATTACAACTAGTTTCTATGATCCTATAACTCTCG GCATCCTCTGCAAGCCTGTTCCATTTTTCCAGAGGGGTCAACCCATCCCAAAGCGAATATTTCCAGGGGAAGACTCGATTCTGTACTACACTGATGCCAAAAACCGAGGTTACCTGGCAGACCCAGAGCAGCTTTCGCAAGCCAGGCAAGAACTGGCCCAGAAGTATGGTTATGTTTTACCAGACATTTCCAAGGATGAGGCATACCGCATGTTGGCGATGAGGAAGGACCCACGGCAGATTTTCTTTGGCCTGTCTCCTGGCTGGGTGGTCAACATGGCAGAGAAGAAGATTCTAAAACCAACCGATGAAAAGCTGCTCAGATACTACAATTCttga